Proteins from a single region of Pangasianodon hypophthalmus isolate fPanHyp1 chromosome 7, fPanHyp1.pri, whole genome shotgun sequence:
- the LOC113524739 gene encoding calcitonin gene-related peptide isoform X2: MVMMKISAVLAVSVLTVCHLYSSHAAPLRPVLDSLSDRVVLSDYEARRLLNAIVKEFVQMTVESDQRTDSNSSVAVQKRACNTATCVTHRLADFLSRSGGSSSSSFVPTNVGSHAFGRRRRNGHA, translated from the exons ATGGTCATGATGAAGATCTCCGCCGTCCTCGCCGTCTCCGTCCTCACCGTCTGTCACCTGTACAGCTCACACGCAGCACCGCTcag acctgTATTAGACTCTCTATCAGACCGAGTGGTTCTGAGTGATTATGAAGCTCGCAGGTTACTGAACGCCATCGTTAAAGAGTTCGTGCAGATGACAGTGGAATCGGATCAGAGGACTGACAGCAacag cagtgtagcgGTGCAGAAGCGAGCATGTAACACTGCGACGTGTGTCACACACCGGTTGGCGGACTTCCTGAGTCGTTCAGGTGGATCGAGCAGCAGCAGCTTCGTTCCCACCAACGTGGGTTCACACGCCTTCGGGCGGCGCCGGAGAAACGGACACGCATGA
- the LOC113524739 gene encoding calcitonin isoform X1: MVMMKISAVLAVSVLTVCHLYSSHAAPLRPVLDSLSDRVVLSDYEARRLLNAIVKEFVQMTVESDQRTDSNSEGRVLAKRCSSLSTCVLGKLSQELHKLQTFPRTDVGAGTPGKKRSADYEETLDLA; the protein is encoded by the exons ATGGTCATGATGAAGATCTCCGCCGTCCTCGCCGTCTCCGTCCTCACCGTCTGTCACCTGTACAGCTCACACGCAGCACCGCTcag acctgTATTAGACTCTCTATCAGACCGAGTGGTTCTGAGTGATTATGAAGCTCGCAGGTTACTGAACGCCATCGTTAAAGAGTTCGTGCAGATGACAGTGGAATCGGATCAGAGGACTGACAGCAacag CGAGGGCAGAGTGCTGGCGAAACGCTGCTCCAGCCTCAGCACCTGCGTCCTCGGAAAGCTTTCACAAGAGCTGCACAAATTACAGACGTTCCCGCGGACTGACGTTGGCGCGGGCACGCCTGGCAAGAAACGCAGCGCCGACTACGAGGAAACGCTCGATCTCGCCTAA